The genomic interval AAATTATAAGAATAGGAGCTAAATTATCAAATGTTCCAGTTGCATTTCATTTAGATCACCATGAGAAATTTGATGAAATAAAAGCTTCTATAGATTTAGGTTGTAAATCTGTAATGATAGATGCTTCAAAGCATTCTTTTAATGACAACATTAAATTGGTAAGAGAAGTTGTTGATTATGCACATAGATATGATGTTACCGTAGAAGCAGAGCTTGGGAAACTTGTTGGGCAAGAGGATGATTTGATAGTAAGAGAAGGGGCATCAGAGCTTACAGATCCAGCAATGGCAAGAGAGTTTGTTCAAAAAACAGGCATTGACTCATTGGCTGTAGCAATAGGTACAGCTCATGGTTTATATAAATCAGAACCAAAACTAGACTATGATAGACTTAGTGAGATAAGAAAAGTAGTAGATGTACCACTAGTTTTACATGGTGCTTCAGGTGTTCCAAAGCAAAGTGTAAAAAAATGTATAGAATTAGGTATATGCAAAGTAAATATAGCTACAGAATTAAAAATACCTTATGCAAATGCAATTAAAGAGTATTTTATAGAAAACCCAGATGCAAATGATCCAAGAAAATATTTTATTCCTGCAAAAGAAGCCATGAAGAAAATTGTAATTGATAAAATACTGATGTGTCAAAGTAATAATAGAGGTTAAATTATGATTACTACTATAACTTTAAATGTATCAATAGATAGAAGTTATGTATTAAAAAACTTTGATAAAAATGGAGTATTTAGATGTGAGGATTATACTATAGTACCTGGTGGCAAAGGGCTAAATGTATCTAAGGTTTTAAAACAGCTTGGAGCAGATATTAATTGTTTAGGCTTTGTAGGTGGATTTTCTGGTGAATATGTAAAGGAAAAGTTGAAGGTTTTAGGAATAAGAACAAATTTTACTGATATTGATGAAGAAACAAGAACTTGTTTAGGGATTCTTTTAGAAGACGGCAGTCAAGCAGAGATACTTGAAAAAGGTCCAGAAATTAAACAAAATGAATTATATAATTTTATGAATGTTTACAAAGATACTTTGAAAAACACTGAAGTTGTTGTAGCATCTGGTAGTATACCTAAAGGATTAAACAATAGAATATATTATGATTTAATTATGCAAGCTAAAAAAAGCAATGTTAAATTCATATTAGATTCTAGTTCTAATACTTTAATTGAAGGAATAAAAGCATCACCTTATTTAGTAAAGCCAAACAAAGAAGAATTAGAAGCTATAACAGATATTAAAATACATTCTGATGAAGATATTATAAAAGCAAGCAACATACTTATAGATATGGGGGCAGAAAATGTAGCTGTATCACTTGGTGAAGCTGGTATGATATATGTAAGTAAAGATTGTAGTTATAAAGTTATTGTACCTCAAATAGAAGTATCAAATCCTGTAGGTTCAGGAGATAGTACAGTAGCAGGCTTTGCATATGGAATATCAAATAACTACAGTATTATTGATACATTAAAACTAGCAAATACTTGTGGTATGTCAAATGCTATGCAAAAAGAGACTGGAAAAATTGATATAGAGATTATTAGTGAATTAGTTTCAAAAATTAAAGTGCATAAGATATAGAGGGAAGTGTTACTATGAAATTAGTAATATTTGATATGGATGGAGTTATAGTTGATTCAGAGCATATTTATTCTGCAATAGATGAGGAGATATATAAAAAATTCAATATTTGTTTAAGTCAAGAGAAAAAAGACTCTTTTATTGGTAAGAATAGCTTAGATATTTGGACAGAGATTTATAATGATTACTCATTGCATAATAATATATCATTAGAAGATTTGATTAAATTACAAAGGAAAATGTATATAAACAGTCTTAATGACTTATTAATGGTAGAAGGTGTTAGGGATTGGATGAAATATTTTAAAAAGAATAATATTAAAATGATAATAGCGTCATCTTCACCAAAAGAGATAATAACCTTTGTAATAAAAAAATTTAAACTAGATGAATATATAGAAGGTTTTGTTCATGGAGATGAAGTTACTATTGGTAAACCTAATCCAGAAATATTTATTAAAGCTGCTAGCATTTTTAATGAGAAGCCTAAAGATTGTTTAGTCATAGAAGATTCATCAAATGGTGTCAAAGCAGCAAAAGCAGCTGATATGAAATGTATAGGATATAAAAATGCCAATTCTGGCAAACAGGATTTGAGCAAGGCTGATTATATATGTTCAGTATTTAATTTAGAAAGTTTATCAGAAATTTTGAATTAGAAAATTAAAACCTTGATTATTTTGAATAGTCAAGGTTTTAATGATTAGAATATAAAAATCGAGAGGGGAAGAGTATGAAATACTACATAAAAGCAACTGAAATATATAGTGAAGATGGAGTTTTAAATAATGGTGGGTTAATTATAAAAGATGGAATCATTGAGCAGATATGCCAAGAGGATAAAGAGAAACAAGAAATATTGGATTTAACAGGATATAAAGTCTTGCCAGGCCTTATAGATATGCATATCCACGGTGCTAACAGCTATGATACAATGGATGCTTCCTATGAAGCCTTAAATGAAATATCTAAGTATTTAGCACAAAATGGAATAACTGCATTTCTTCCTACAACAATGACTGTCAAGTGGGAAAGTTCATTGAAAGCTGTTGAGAATATTGATAAAGCAATGAAAAAAGGTGTTGATGGAGCAGAAATAATTGGTGCATATGTTGAAGGTCCATATATAACAAAAGAACATAAAGGAGCTCAACCAGAAGCTTTTATTAGAGATTTAGATATTAATGATTTAGAAGAGTTAATTAGTGCATCTAATAATAGTATAAAAATATTAACTATTGCTCCGGAAAAAGAAAAGACAATAGAAGCTATTAAATTTTTAACAGCTAGAGGTATAGAAGTTTCGTTAGGGCATACTAATGCTACTTTTGAACAGACAAAAAAAGCTATAGAAAATGGTGCCAGAATTGGTGTGCATACCTTTAATGGTATGAGAGGATTGCATCATAGAGAACCTGGTGTAGTTGGAGCATTGTTAGCAATAGATGATGTATATACTGAATTGATAGCAGATACAATACATGTAAATCCAGCTGTTATGAAGATATTAGCTAAATGCAAAGGTGTAGATAAGGTGTGTTTAATAAGTGATTGTATGAGGGCTGGAGGACTTGATGATGGAGAATATATATTAGGGGAACTTGAAGTAGTTGTGAAAGATTCTATTCCTAGATTAAAGACAGGTTCATTAGCAGGCAGTACATTAAAACTTATAAATGCCGTAAAGAATATGATTCAAAAGGTAAATATTGACCCCATAGATGCAGTTCATATGGCTTCATTAGTTCCAGCTAAAATACTGAAAATGGATGATATGATAGGAAGCATTAAACAAAATAAAAAAGCTAATTTAACCGTTATAGATGATAATTATAATGTGGTAATGACAATAATAGAAGGTAAAATTGTTTATAATAATATATAAAACAATTGCTAAATGATAATTTCATAATTTTTTATAAATAGTACAAATTTTACGACAAAAATTATTAGAATATCTAGGGTAAATCTTTGAGGAAAGAGTGGCTCAATGTTTTTGAGTTGAAGCCTTACAAGACATTTTTTTTACTCGAAGATGCCTATATTTTTTGATTATATAAAGATGAAAAAATATAGGCATCAATGTCGTGGTCAAAAAATGTCATGTAGCTTCTAAACGATTTAATGGTTTGATTTTTTTGGGTTAGGCGTTGTGAGTACGAAGTTATTACATGATGGTGATTCATAACCAAATGGAAGGGGCACGAATCTGAGAATCTTTGCTTGTTCCTGTAAAGAAGCAATTTTTTTCATTATATAAAAGCGCTGAAAAAATTACTTCTTAAAAGTCACCTGCAAAGAAACCTCAGATTGAGCCCTAATGAATTTGTTGGTTGAAATAGTTGCTATAGTAGTTATTTGAGGTTTGATTAGTTATTATTTTGTAAGTTTTAAATATGGATATGTTTTAAATTCGATCCTAAATAATAGCTGAAAAAGAGTATAACCAATATGTAACTTGGGTTTATCTATTGTTTCTTCGGAGAGCGACTTTAAGAGCTTGTTTCTTCAATGATTTTATAATCAAAAAAAAACAAGTTCTTTATGGAACCGTAGAAGATTCTTAGAAAGACCCTATACCAAGGAATAAAGAAAATAGATGAGCATTTTAATTGTAAATCCTACAAAGCTTGACCATATCAAATCTTCAAAGAATTAGAACAATAGCTAATAGATGTGTTTTAATAAATAAAATAGCTATAAATGTATAGAAATATCAATATTAACCCGGTGTATGTCACTTTTATTTTAAACAATTTAAATTTAATAATATTTATTCTTGTATATAGATTAAATTTATATTATAATAATCACGTAGCTAATATATGGCGATGGAGTTCGCCTTAACCGCAGATAATGCTAATGACTCCTATTGATGTATTTTATATACTTCAATAGGAGTTTTTTTTGTGTTTTAAGGAGGGATTATATTAACATAAATTAGTTCATAATAAGCTAAATAACATAATTACTAAAACAAAAGGAGGCATAAAAAATGGCTACTAGTTTAGCAATAATAATTTTATTAGGACTACTAATAAATAAGTTGTTTGAAAAATTAAAACTGCCAGGACTTTTAGGTATGTTGGTTTTAGGAATGATAATAGGACCGTATGGATTAGATTGGCTAGATGTAAATACAATGAAAGCATCTAGTGATTTTAGAAAGATTGCATTAATCATTATTTTATTGAGGGCTGGTTTAGGAATAAGTAAAGAAAATCTTAATAAAGTTGGTAAAACTGCAGTTAAAATGAGTTGTATCCCTGGTATTATAGAAGGCTTCACTATTGCTTTTCTAGCTACAAAAGTATTAGGATTTACATTTATACAGGGTGGTATATTAGGTTTTATAATAGCAGCAGTATCACCAGCAGTAGTAGTTCCACATATGTTACATTATATTGAAAAAGGTGTTGGCAAAAAGAATAATATTCCAATTTTAATATTAGCAGGTGCATCAATAGATGATGTTTTTGCAATTACTATATTTACAACCTTCTTAGGATTATATAGTGGAAAGCATGTAAACATAGGTTTGAAGATATTGAATATTCCTATTTCAATAATATTAGGTATAGGGTTAGGAATAGTTGTAGGTTTATTATTAGTAAAACTGTTTAAAAAGTATAGCATACGAGACACTAAAAAAGTGTTAATCATTTTAGGTATAGCAATATTGTTTACAACTCTTGAAAATTTATTGAAAAGTAAGCTAGAGATAGCAGCACTGTTAGGTGTAATGGCTATAGGGTTTATACTATTAGAAAAATCACCTGTGCAGGCTAAAAGACTAGCAAGTAAATTTAATAAAATATGGGTTTTTGCAGAAATACTATTATTTGTACTAGTTGGAGCAGAGGTGAACACAAGTGTTGCTCTTGATTCAGGATTAAAAGGTCTAGTTATTATATTTATTGGTCTAATAGGAAGAAGTATAGGAGTATTAATATCTACAGCAGGGTCTAAGTTAAGCTTTAAGGAAAGATTATTTTGTGTTATATCATATACACCTAAAGCTACAGTACAGGCAGCAATTGGTGCTAGACCATTAGCATTAGGTGTTGCAGCAGGTGATGTAATGCTGGCGATAGCAGTGTTGTCAATATTAGTTACAGCACCATTAGGAGCTATAGGTATTAAAGCATCTGCCGAAAGATTATTAGATAATTAATTAGATTAGTAAATAGCTCATAATAAGCTATATAGATTAAATGGAGGTTTTTATGAAAGTATTAATGACAGGCTTTGAACCTTTTGGAGGTGAAAAAATTAATCCTTCTTTTGAGGCAGTAAAAAAGCTAGATGATCAGATAGTTGGGGCACATATAATAAAAGCTGAAATACCAACAGTATTTAGAAAATCAATTGAAACACTAACAAAAATTATTGAGAAAGAAAAACCTGATATAGTAATATGTGTAGGTCAAGCGGGTGGAAGATGTGATATTACAGTTGAAAGAGTTGCTATTAATATAGATGATGCAAGAATATCTGATAATGAAGACAATCAACCAATAGATAAAAAAATATATGAAGATGGTAAAAATGCTTATTTCTCTAATTTACCCATAAAAGCTATGGTTAAAGAAATAAATGATAATTTAATACCTGCAAGTATTTCGAATACTGCTGGAACATTTGTATGCAATCATATTATGTATGGACTTTTATATATGATTAATAAAAAATACACTAATAT from Abyssisolibacter fermentans carries:
- a CDS encoding tagatose bisphosphate family class II aldolase; this translates as MFLVSTRQMLIDAQKNNYAVPAFNIHNLETIQTVIDAANEMKSPVILAATPGTVKFAGSEYLKEIIRIGAKLSNVPVAFHLDHHEKFDEIKASIDLGCKSVMIDASKHSFNDNIKLVREVVDYAHRYDVTVEAELGKLVGQEDDLIVREGASELTDPAMAREFVQKTGIDSLAVAIGTAHGLYKSEPKLDYDRLSEIRKVVDVPLVLHGASGVPKQSVKKCIELGICKVNIATELKIPYANAIKEYFIENPDANDPRKYFIPAKEAMKKIVIDKILMCQSNNRG
- the pfkB gene encoding 1-phosphofructokinase, with amino-acid sequence MITTITLNVSIDRSYVLKNFDKNGVFRCEDYTIVPGGKGLNVSKVLKQLGADINCLGFVGGFSGEYVKEKLKVLGIRTNFTDIDEETRTCLGILLEDGSQAEILEKGPEIKQNELYNFMNVYKDTLKNTEVVVASGSIPKGLNNRIYYDLIMQAKKSNVKFILDSSSNTLIEGIKASPYLVKPNKEELEAITDIKIHSDEDIIKASNILIDMGAENVAVSLGEAGMIYVSKDCSYKVIVPQIEVSNPVGSGDSTVAGFAYGISNNYSIIDTLKLANTCGMSNAMQKETGKIDIEIISELVSKIKVHKI
- a CDS encoding HAD family hydrolase — encoded protein: MKLVIFDMDGVIVDSEHIYSAIDEEIYKKFNICLSQEKKDSFIGKNSLDIWTEIYNDYSLHNNISLEDLIKLQRKMYINSLNDLLMVEGVRDWMKYFKKNNIKMIIASSSPKEIITFVIKKFKLDEYIEGFVHGDEVTIGKPNPEIFIKAASIFNEKPKDCLVIEDSSNGVKAAKAADMKCIGYKNANSGKQDLSKADYICSVFNLESLSEILN
- the nagA gene encoding N-acetylglucosamine-6-phosphate deacetylase, which produces MKYYIKATEIYSEDGVLNNGGLIIKDGIIEQICQEDKEKQEILDLTGYKVLPGLIDMHIHGANSYDTMDASYEALNEISKYLAQNGITAFLPTTMTVKWESSLKAVENIDKAMKKGVDGAEIIGAYVEGPYITKEHKGAQPEAFIRDLDINDLEELISASNNSIKILTIAPEKEKTIEAIKFLTARGIEVSLGHTNATFEQTKKAIENGARIGVHTFNGMRGLHHREPGVVGALLAIDDVYTELIADTIHVNPAVMKILAKCKGVDKVCLISDCMRAGGLDDGEYILGELEVVVKDSIPRLKTGSLAGSTLKLINAVKNMIQKVNIDPIDAVHMASLVPAKILKMDDMIGSIKQNKKANLTVIDDNYNVVMTIIEGKIVYNNI
- a CDS encoding cation:proton antiporter; its protein translation is MATSLAIIILLGLLINKLFEKLKLPGLLGMLVLGMIIGPYGLDWLDVNTMKASSDFRKIALIIILLRAGLGISKENLNKVGKTAVKMSCIPGIIEGFTIAFLATKVLGFTFIQGGILGFIIAAVSPAVVVPHMLHYIEKGVGKKNNIPILILAGASIDDVFAITIFTTFLGLYSGKHVNIGLKILNIPISIILGIGLGIVVGLLLVKLFKKYSIRDTKKVLIILGIAILFTTLENLLKSKLEIAALLGVMAIGFILLEKSPVQAKRLASKFNKIWVFAEILLFVLVGAEVNTSVALDSGLKGLVIIFIGLIGRSIGVLISTAGSKLSFKERLFCVISYTPKATVQAAIGARPLALGVAAGDVMLAIAVLSILVTAPLGAIGIKASAERLLDN
- the pcp gene encoding pyroglutamyl-peptidase I, translated to MKVLMTGFEPFGGEKINPSFEAVKKLDDQIVGAHIIKAEIPTVFRKSIETLTKIIEKEKPDIVICVGQAGGRCDITVERVAINIDDARISDNEDNQPIDKKIYEDGKNAYFSNLPIKAMVKEINDNLIPASISNTAGTFVCNHIMYGLLYMINKKYTNIKGGFIHVPFIPEQVIGKKNVPSMILDNIVKGLKCSIKATVENEKDIIVSGGAIC